A region from the Leopardus geoffroyi isolate Oge1 chromosome E3, O.geoffroyi_Oge1_pat1.0, whole genome shotgun sequence genome encodes:
- the AZGP1 gene encoding LOW QUALITY PROTEIN: zinc-alpha-2-glycoprotein (The sequence of the model RefSeq protein was modified relative to this genomic sequence to represent the inferred CDS: inserted 1 base in 1 codon): protein MGTMVSVLLSLLLLLGPAVPQETQAGSYRLSFLYTGVSRPTDSLPSFQATAYLNDQVFFHYDNKSRKAIPLDPWSQMEGIEDWEKESELQQARESIFMETLQDIMDYYKDREGSHTFQGRFGCELLNNKSSGAFWKYAYDGQNFIEFNREIPGWVPQDPAALNTKRKWEAEEVYVQRAKAYLEEECPAMLRRYLQYGKAFLDRQDPPSMSITRTPGEDTIKCWASDFYPQDIDLHWIQXGNTVETEVRGDLLPSGNGTYLSWVSLTVSPWRTKNTVFCRIVHSSLDQPLTGL, encoded by the exons ATGGGCACAATGGTGTCTGTCCTGCTGTCCCTGCTGCTCCTTCTGGGTCCTGCAGTCCCTCAGGAGACCCAAGCTG gGTCTTACCGTCTGAGCTTCCTCTACACCGGGGTGTCCAGGCCCACTGACAGCCTCCCTAGCTTCCAGGCCACTGCCTACCTCAATGACCAGGTCTTCTTTCACTATGACAATAAAAGCAGGAAGGCCATACCCCTGGACCCATGGAGCCAGATGGAAGGAATAGAGGACTGGGAGAAGGAGAGTGAACTTCAGCAGGCCAGGGAGAGCATCTTCATGGAGACTCTGCAGGACATCATGGACTATTACAAGGACAGAGAAG GGTCTCACACCTTTCAGGGAAGGTTTGGCTGTGAGCTCCTGAATAACAAAAGCAGTGGAGCATTCTGGAAGTATGCCTACGATGGACAGAACTTCATCGAGTTCAACAGAGAAATCCCAGGCTGGGTCCCCCAGGACCCAGCAGCTCTGAACACCAAGCGGAAGTGGGAGGCAGAAGAGGTCTACGTGCAGCGGGCCAAGGCCTATCTGGAAGAGGAGTGCCCGGCGATGCTGCGGAGGTACCTGCAATATGGCAAGGCCTTCCTGGACCGACAAG ATCCCCCATCTATGTCCATCACCAGGACCCCAGGAGAAGATACAATCAAGTGCTGGGCCAGTGACTTCTACCCACAAGATATTGATCTGCACTGGATTC GGGGCAACACAGTAGAGACTGAGGTGAGGGGAGACCTTCTCCCCAGTGGAAATGGCACTTACCTGTCCTGGGTGTCGTTGACAGTTTCCCCTTGGAGAACTAAGAACACAGTCTTCTGTCGCATAGTGCACAGCAGCCTGGAccagcccctcactgggctgTAG